From the genome of Emys orbicularis isolate rEmyOrb1 chromosome 17, rEmyOrb1.hap1, whole genome shotgun sequence, one region includes:
- the LOC135890953 gene encoding C-C motif chemokine 3-like, with protein sequence MKVCVAAFAVLLIAALCSQAHSQLDGVNTPTSCCFSYVSKPIPRSLVVKYQHTSIKCSLPAVIFTTKKGREVCSDPNTRWVQEYIKHVKQN encoded by the exons ATGAAGGTCTGTGTGGCTGCCTTCGCTGTTCTCCTCATCGCTGCCCTCTGCTCCCAGGCCCATTCTCAGCTTG ATGGCGTcaacaccccaacttcctgctgcTTCAGCTATGTTTCCAAGCCAATCCCACGGAGCCTTGTGGTGAAGTACCAGCACACCAGCATCAAGTGCTCCTTGCCGGCTGTAAT CTTTACCACTAAAAAAGGCCGGGAAGTCTGCTCCGATCCCAATACACGATGGGTCCAGGAGTACATCAAGCACGTGAAACAAAACTGA